The following proteins are encoded in a genomic region of Cataglyphis hispanica isolate Lineage 1 chromosome 1, ULB_Chis1_1.0, whole genome shotgun sequence:
- the LOC126849359 gene encoding uncharacterized protein LOC126849359, with protein MHACGILCSCEYPTSIEFIAIMPNISNIPQYSKLQQLCSCRVKVYAHQKKKLKDNCKRKRQLFVYNPEEEIWHEPYMQALRREFSDESVLCDSKIELPWRDIALPVTGMRIRPDVTLIHTIADQEAEEAEVKFVATEKKESKDSTMILPWQDLLITEPLQTAAMVAEAEACDSSVEIPWDDLALEKPIRIRPLKIKTCAPDDVEIPWDEILVPQNIIIEPEKKRRHPSSRQPPRTRANMTGVNGSCSACKHPCCSSKTRGTATNGSNCIAGTNTSNWTATAM; from the exons ATGCATGCTTGCGGCATCCTGTGCTCGtgtgaatat CCGACATCCATCGAATTCATCGCCATTATGCCAAACATATCAAACATACCGCAATACAGTAAACTGCAGCAACTGTGCTCTTGCCGCGTCAAAGTTTACGCGcatcaaaagaaaaaactgaAGGATAATTGCAAGAGGAAGAGGCAGCTCTTTGTATACAATCCGGAGGAAGAGATCTGGCACGAGCCCTATATGCAGGCCCTTCGTCGCGAGTTTTCGGACGAGTCTGTGCTGTGTGACTCCAAGATCGAATTACCTTGGAGGGACATCGCCCTGCCGGTGACAGGCATGAGAATTCGGCCCGATGTCACCCTAATACATACTATAGCCGATCAGGAAGCGGAAGAGGCTGAAGTAAAGTTCGTCGCAACCGAGAAGAAGGAATCCAAGGATTCCACCATGATACTACCATGGCAAGATCTGCTCATCACGGAGCCCCTGCAGACCGCTGCGATGGTTGCGGAGGCGGAAGCCTGCGACTCCTCGGTGGAAATACCGTGGGATGATTTGGCCTTGGAGAAACCAATACGGATACGACCGCTGAAGATCAAGACTTGCGCGCCCGATGACGTGGAGATCCCATGGGATGAGATTCTGGTGCCTCAAAATATCATCATCGAGCCTGAGAAGAAGAGGAGGCATCCTTCGTCCAGGCAGCCGCCTCGCACGCGTGCTAATATGACTGGTGTTAATGGGAGTTGCTCCGCCTGCAAGCATCCTTGCTGTTCGAGTAAGACACGTGGAACGGCAACTAATGGTTCTAACTGTATTGCGGGAACTAATACTTCTAACTGGACTGCTACGGCCATGTAG
- the LOC126859015 gene encoding progestin and adipoQ receptor family member 3 — protein MKLLAGVEEVSDHCEKESNNDQRRNNNSHEKQSELAQEASKPLVNKACDDSTAKEKVIPEEEKDMRRLLRFEEAPEFLQYNPYIRRGYRSCLTTKLCLESIFWWTNETVNIWSHIFGWMLFFGLTLYDLCLLNIHAPFSDKLIVSLLLLCFQICMILSSVYHTFSCRSEKDYWCFLSFDLFGIALSMLSIYLSGVYYAFWCHKELQWFYLITVFAIFIFAMILQIPSLNINGNIKLAVFVCWAIYGVLPTLHWTIAMGGFDNPIVKLLIPRVIGMYIINAIAFAFYMFKIPERFCPGWVDYVGSSHQWWHALVVLALYYWHNSGMLYVEYRMNHGCPSSRPL, from the exons ATGAAACTACTTGCGGGCGTAGAGGAGGTTAGCGACCACTGTGAAAAAGAGTCTAATAATGATCAACGGCGCAACAATAATAGTCATGAAAAGCAATCTGAATTGGCTCAAGAAGCAAGCAAGCCGCTTGTCAATAAG gcATGCGACGACTCGACAGCCAAGGAAAAAGTTATAccggaggaagagaaagatatgAGACGGTTGCTCCGGTTCGAAGAGGCGCCAGAATTTCTTCAATATAATCCTTACATACGGCGTGGCTACCGAAGCTGCTTGACTACCAAACTATGCCTCGAAAG CATATTTTGGTGGACAAACGAGACCGTGAACATATGGAGCCACATCTTTGGCTGGATGCTTTTCTTTGGTCTGACTCTATACGATCTCTGTCTGTTAAATATTCACGCGCCGTTCAGTGACAAATTGATCGTGTCCCTGTTACTTCTTTGTTTTCag ATATGTATGATCCTTTCGTCCGTATATCACACGTTTTCGTGTCGAAGCGAAAAGGATTACTGGTGCTTCCTATCTTTCGACTTGTTCGGTATTGCTCTGAGCATGTTATCGATCTACTTGTCTGGTGTCTATTATGCTTTCTGGTGTCACAAG GAATTACAATGGTTCTACCTGATAACTGTGTTCGCAATCTTCATTTTCGCGATGATACTGCAGATACCGAGCCTGAACATCAATGGTAATATTAAGCTAGCTGTGTTTGTGTGCTGGGCGATTTATGGAGTGCTGCCAACGCTGCATTGGACCATCGCGATGGGCGGCTTCGATAATCCGATCGTTAAGTTGCTGATTCCGAGAGTGATAGGAATGTACATTATTAACGCGATAGCATTTGCGTTCTATATGTTCAAGATACCCGAACGATTTTGCCCGG GCTGGGTAGACTATGTCGGTTCGTCGCATCAATGGTGGCACGCATTGGTGGTGCTAGCTCTGTATTACTGGCATAACAGCGGAATGCTTTATGTGGAATACAGAATGAATCATGGATGTCCAAGCAGTAGGCCATTATGA
- the LOC126859252 gene encoding ubiquitin-conjugating enzyme E2-17 kDa: MALKRINKELQDLGRDPPAQCSAGPVGDDLFHWQATIMGPPDSPYQGGVFFLTIHFPTDYPFKPPKVAFTTRIYHPNINSNGSICLDILRSQWSPALTISKVLLSICSLLCDPNPDDPLVPEIARIYKTDREKYNELAREWTRKYAM, from the exons ATGGCTTTAAAGCGAATTAATAAG GAACTTCAGGACCTTGGCAGAGATCCGCCAGCACAATGCTCGGCTGGACCTGTGGGAGATGATT TATTCCACTGGCAGGCAACTATCATGGGACCA CCCGACAGCCCGTATCAAGGAGGGGTATTTTTCCTAACAATACACTTTCCGACAGATTACCCATTCAAACCACCTAAG GTCGCATTTACGACTAGAATCTATCATCCTAATATCAACAGTAATGGAAGTATTTGTTTGGATATATTAAGATCGCAATGGTCTCCTGCACTCACTATATCAAAGG tGTTACTGTCAATATGCTCCTTGCTGTGTGATCCAAATCCAGATGATCCACTGGTACCAGAGATAGCCAGGATATACAAAACCGATAGGGAGAAGTACAATGAATTGGCACGTGAATGGACGCGCAAGTATGCCATGTGA